The Oceanispirochaeta sp. genome includes a window with the following:
- a CDS encoding glycosyltransferase yields MKINSWLKDNTYHHSNFEDLKELIEEKEKQGLTISLCIPTLNEEKTIGKEIVMFKSELMNRYPLLDELAVIDSGSDDRTLEIAAAFGADTYLAADILPNLEPMRGKGENLWKAIYQLKGDIIVYIDADI; encoded by the coding sequence ATTCAAACTTTGAAGACCTTAAGGAACTGATTGAAGAAAAAGAAAAACAGGGTTTGACCATCTCCCTTTGTATCCCCACTCTCAATGAGGAAAAAACAATCGGGAAAGAAATCGTCATGTTCAAATCAGAACTGATGAACAGATATCCCCTTCTGGACGAACTGGCAGTCATTGATTCTGGTTCGGATGATAGGACTTTGGAGATTGCTGCCGCATTTGGTGCTGATACCTATCTGGCCGCAGATATCCTCCCAAATCTCGAACCCATGAGAGGAAAAGGTGAAAATCTCTGGAAGGCAATCTATCAGTTGAAAGGCGATATCATCGTGTATATTGATGCTGATATTTAA